Part of the Micromonospora rhizosphaerae genome is shown below.
CGGCACCTCGACCTGAAGCAAGTCCGCCCGCATCCGTTCCAGCGGGGCCGTCTCGACCCGGATCTCGGCCGCCTCGGCGGGCGCGGTCACCCCGAGCCGGCGGGCGGCCGGGGCGAGGGTCCCCGCCTGGAGCAGCGTGAAGATCACCACCAGCACGAAGACCGCGTCGAAGAGCCGGTCCGCCCCGGGCACCCGCTCGGAGAGCGGGATGGTGGCCAGCACGATCGGCACCGCGCCGCGCAACCCGGCCCAGGACAGGAAGGCCTGCTCCCGCAGGCCGAACCGGAACGGCAGCGCGGAGACCGCCACCGACAGCGGCCGGGCGGCGAACACCAGGGCCAGGCCGGCGACCACCGCCGGCAGCACCGCGTCGTCCAGCCGGGTCGGCGAGACCAGGAGCCCGAGGAGCACGAAGAGGCCGATCTGGGCCAGCCACGCCAGCCCGTCGGCGAAGCCGAGGATGGCCTGCCGGTGCGGCAGCCGGGCGTTGCCGAGCAGCACGCCGGCGACGTAGACGGCGAGGAAGCCGGACGCGTGCAGCACCGACCCGGCGGCGTACGCGAGCACGGTGAAGCCGACCACCGCGATCGGGTAGAGCCCAGCCGAGGGCAGCGCGGCCCGGCGCAGCGCCCATCGGCCGGTGATCCCGGCCGCCACCCCGACCACCGCGCCGAGGCCCAACTCGTACGCGACCAGCAGGACCTCGTACCACCAGGCGTGGGTGGCCGGGGCGTTCCGGGAGAGGAGCACCACCAGGATCACCACCGGGGCGTCGTTCATGCCCGACTCGGCCTCGAGCGTGGCCACCAGCCGGGGCGGCAGGCGCAACCGGCGCAGGGTGGCGAAGACCGCGGCGGCGTCGGTGGAGGAGAGCACCGCGCCGTAGAGCAGCGCCAGCCGCCAGTCCAGGCCGAGCAGCAGGTGCACCGCGAGGCCGACGACCAGGATGCTGACCACCACGCCGACCGTGGAGAGCGCGGCGGCCAGGCCGAGCACCGGCCGCAGGGTGCTCCACCGGGCGCTCAGGCCGCCCTCGGCGATGATCACGATCAGCGCGCAGAACCCGAGCATCCGGGTCAGCTCGACGTTGTCGAACCGGATGCCCAGCCCCGCCTCGCCGATCGCCACCCCGAGCGCGAGGTAGACGAGGAGACTGGGCACCCCGAGCCGGGTGGAGATGCGGACCGCGCCGACCGCAACCAGCAGGACGGCCGCGCCGAGCAGCAGCGCCAGATCCAGCCCGGGGGTCATCCGCGGCCGGCCTGGACGGGCCTCACTCGGCCGATCCGTCGCGCAGCCGGCGCAGCACGTCGGGCAGCTCCGGCGCGGAACGGTCGACCAGGAAGAGCTTGTCCCGGCTCGCCGCGCCGGTCCGCAGCGAGACCGCCGCCGGTCGTACGCCCAGCGCGTCGGCCAGGGCCCGGCGGGCCGCCTCGGTGGCCCGGCCGTCGACCGCCGGGGCGGTCACGGCGATCACCAGGGCGGGCCCGTGCGGGCCGTCGAAGCGGCCGCCGACCCGGGCCCGGGAGGCGCCCGGCTTCACCCGCACCGCGACCGTGAGCGTGTCGTCCATGGGCACCCGCGCTCAGCTCGGATCGGCGTGGGCGAGCAGGGTGGTGTCCGGCGTGCACCGGGCGCACGGGGTGAAGCCGAGCTCGATCGCCTCGGCCACCGGGAGCCGGGACGAGAGCCGGTCCAGCAGGTGCGGACAGGCGGCAAGGTGGTATCGCGGCCGGCCCTGCACCACGTGCACCGGGGTGCGCAGCTCGGCGACGAGGGCCGCGTCCTCGGGCCGCACCCGCTGGACGGCCGGCTCGTCGGCCGGCGCCTCGTCGGTGCCGGGCCCCGGTGCCGGCCTCGGCCGCAGATCGGACCCCGACGGCGGCTCGGGCGGTTGCCGCCACCCGGTGCCGACCGTGGGAGGAACGTGCTGGACGGGGATCTCCGGCTCCACGACCGGGGCGCCGTACGGGCTGCGGGACGTGGCCGGCCCGCCCCGACGCCGCGCCGTCCGGTCGGTCGTCGCCCGGGTGGCGGCCGCCTGGCGGGCACCCACGACGAGGGCGACGGCGGCCAGCAGGCTGGCCCCGATGGAAGTGATCAGCAGCGGACCGGACCCACCGGCCAACCCGGCCGCCAGGAGCACGACGGCGACGAGGATGAGCAGGATGCTGGCGACTGCCACAGCTCACCCCCGCCGCATCGTTTCGGTGTGCGGCCGACGGCCGTCCGGGGACGGGCGCCGACGGCGGATCAGCGACCCGACTCGAGCGAGCCCGAGCGGCCGCCGCCGTACGAGCCGGCGGTGGCGAGGCCGTTGCTGCCGCCACCGGAGCGGTTGCCCTCGGCGCGGTTGACCTCGGCCTCCAGGCCCTGGCCCCGGCCGTCCAGGTCGCGCAGCTGGCTCTCCAGGTACGCCTTGAGCCGGGTGCGGTACTCCCGCTCGAACTGCTTCAGCTCCTCGATGTGCTTCTGCAGCGCGGTGCGCTTGGCGTCCAGGCCACCCATGGCCTCCTGGTGCCGCTGGCGGGCGTCCCGCTCCAGGGCGTCGGCCTTGGCGCGGGCCTCACGGGTGACCTCCTCAGCCTTGGAACGGGCCTCGGAGAGCAACTGGTCGGCCTCGCGACGGGCGTCCGAGACGTGGTCGTCGGCGGTGCGCTGGGCCATCATCAGCACCCGCAGCGCCTGCTGCTCGCCGTCACCGGAGACGGTCGGGCCGCCCTGGGCGCGGACCTGCTCCAGCTCGGCCTGCATCGCCCGGGCCGCCTGATCGGCGGCCGCCTTGTCGCGCTGCACCCGGTCCAGCTGGGCCTTGACGTCGTTGAGCTCCGCCGCGAGACGGGCGTCGCCGCCGGGGCCGGCGGGAGCGCCACCACGGCCGCCGCGCTCCACCTGAGCGCGCAGCTCGTTGTTCTCCTCGATCAGACGGGCGAGCTCGCGCTCAACCTCGTCCAGGAAGGCGTCGACCTCCTCCTCGTCATACCCCCGCTTGCCGATCGGCGGCTTTTTGAAGGCGACGTTGTGGACGTCGGCCGGGGTCAGCGGCATCGAAACTCCTCGGGTCAGTTGCGGCCGCGTAGCGTGCCGGTCATCAGGAAACCGCGATGATCGACGGCGTTAACACAAACCTCATCAGCACGAACAGGATAACCAGGAGCACAAGCGAGGCCAGGTCGATGCTCACGTTACCAATTCGCAGTGGTGGGATCACACGCCTCAACGCCTTGAGGGGCGGATCAGTGACGCTCCACACGGATTCGAGTCCTGCCGATGCTCCGCGCCCCGGTTGCCAGCGGCGCCCATAGGCCAGAACGGCACTAAGCACAAATCGGGCCAAGAGAACAAGCAGGAACAGATAAACGATCAGGTAGAGCACTTGCAACAGGATCGACAACACGGCAGGCGACGTCCCTCGGTCGAGCGTGGGCTAGCTCAGGCTGAAAAAGCCGCCCTCAGCGATCTTGGCCTTGTCCTCCGCGGTGACCTGGACATTGGCCGGTGAGAGCAGGAACACCCGGTTGGTCACGCGCTCGATCGTACCGCGCAGCCCGAACGCCAGCCCGGCCGCGAAGTCAACCAGTCGACGGGCGTCCGCCTCCTCCATCTCGGTGAGGTTGATGATCACGGGCACGCCGTCCCGGAAGTGCTCGCCGATGGTGCGCGCCTCCCGATAGGTGGTCGGGTGCAGCGTGGTGATCTGGTAGCGCTGTTCATCTTCGGTCACCACCGCGCGCTCCCGGGGCTGGACCTGCGGCGCGAGGGCGAGGTTGTCCCGGGTGTGGTAGGTCAGCGCGCCGGAGGTCTCCCCGGCGCCCGACCGGGTGATCGACCGTACGCTGGACCGCTCCACCCGCTCGACATCGGCCCGGTCGGTCTCCACCGCCCGGCTCGCGGCGCGCTCGGTCAGCCGGCCGCGGTCGCCGACCCGGGGCCGCGGCGCCGGCGGCTCCTCGGACTCGTCGTCCTCCTCGTCGGCGAACTCCTCGGCGTACCGGCTCGACCGGTAGCGCGAGTCGCGGTAGCCGCCCTTGTCGTAGCCACCGTCCTCGTAGGCCCGCTCGTCGTCCTCTTCGACCAGACCGAGCCAGACCCCCGCCTTGCGCAGAGCACCCATCCCGCGCCCCTCCGTCCGCCGTGCGGCACGCACCCCCGTGCCGTGTCGCCTGTCGCGAGTGGACAACCTGCCCACCGGACCGGATCGGCAATCCCCTGACGGGCGATTCCTTCTCGCCCGCCATGACCCCCGGACAACGGGATGCCGTTCCTGAACAACACCGATGTAATTTGCTTCGTTCGCGGTCAGGCTACCGCAGCGTGGGACGCATTCCGAGCAACGCGCTGCCGACGCGGACGTGTGTCGCGCCGTATCCGATCGCAATTTCCAGGTCCCCGCTCATCCCGGCGGACAGCGCGGTGGCCGCGGGGTACAGCCCCCGGAACCACCCCGTCACCTCGGCCAGCCGGGCGAACGCCCGCTCCGGCTCCCAGCCCAGCGGCGCCACCGCCATCAGGCCGCCCAGCCGCAGCGCCCCCGCGCCGGCCACCGCCTCCGCCACCGGGCCGAGGCCGCGGTCCGGGTCGGCCGAGTCCGGCACCGCCCCGCCCCGCGCCGGGTCACCGTCGATGCTGACCTGGACCAGCACGTCCAGCGGCCGGTCCCGGCCGGCCGCCGCGGCCGCGTCCAGCGCCCCGGCCAGCCGGACGCTGTCGACCGACTGGACGACGTCGGCGTACCGGACCACCGAGCGGCACTTGTTGCGCTGCAGCTGGCCGATGAAGTGCCAGCGCGGCGCCACCCCGGCCGCGGCCACCTCGGCGGCCTTGGCGGCCGCCTCCTGGTCGCGATTCTCCCCCACGTCGGTGACCCCCAGCCCGGCCAATGCCACCACGTCCCCGGCCGGGTAGGTCTTGGTCACCGCGATCATGGTGACCTCGGTACGGTCCCGGCCGGCGGCGGAGCACGCGTCCGCGATCCGGGCCCGGACCCGGGCCAGTCCGGCCGCGAGCTCGGCACGACGATCCGGTCGTACCGTGGCTGTTCTGTCGGTCATCGGCGCGGCTCAGGACCCGTTCTTGAGGAAGTCGGGCACGTCCACGTCGTCGAAGAGCACCCGGCGCGGCGACTGCTGCGGGGCCGGCATGCTGGCCGGCGGCGAAACCGGCGAGTTCGGCTGCGCCGGCTGGTTCTGGTTGGTCTTGCGGCCCGGCTCGGCCGCCTTGTACGCGGGCATGCCCCCGTCGAAGCCCGCCGCGATCACGGTCACCCGAACCTCGTCGCCGAGCGCGTCGTCGATGACCGCGCCGAAGATGATGTTGGCTTCCGGGTGCGCCGCGTCGGTGACCATCTGAGCGGCGTCGTTGATCTCGAACAGGCCTAGGTCGGAGCCGCCGGCGATGGAGAGCAGCACGCCCCGGGCGCCGTCCATGCTCTGCTCCAGCAGGGGGCTGGAGATGGCCGCCTCGGCCGCCTCGACCGCGCGGTTCTCGCCCCGGGCGCTGCCGATTCCCATCAGCGCGCTGCCGGCACCGTTCATCACGCTCTTGACGTCGGCGAAGTCCAGGTTGATCAGACCCGGGGTGGTGATCAGGTCGGTGATGCCCTGGACACCGGAGAGGAGCACCTGGTCGGCGGTCCGGAAGGCGTCCATCATGCTGATGTTGCGGTCGCCGAGCGCGAGCAGCCGGTCGTTCGGGATGACGATCAGCGTGTCGCACTGGTTGCGCAGCTCGTCGATGCCGGACTCGGCCTGCACCTGGCGACGCTTGCCCTCGAAGGAGAACGGCCGGGTCACCACGCCGATGGTGAGGGCGCCGAGCTTGCGGGCGATGTTCGCCACCACGGGGGCGCCGCCGGTGCCGGTGCCGCCGCCCTCGCCACAGGTCACGAAGACCATGTCGGCGCCCTTGAGCACCTCCTCGATCTCGTCGCGGTGGTCCTCGGCGGCGCTCTTGCCGACCTCCGGGTTGGCGCCGGCGCCGAGGCCCCGGGTCAGCTCCCGGCCGACGTCGAGCTTGACGTCGGCGTCGCTCATCAGCAGCGCCTGCGCGTCGGTGTTGATCGCGATGAACTCGACGCCCTTGAGCCCAACCTCGATCATCCGGTTGACGGCGTTGACGCCGCCGCCCCCGATGCCGACGACCTTGATGACCGCCAGGTAGTTGTGCGGAGGTGTCATCTCCGGTCCTTTCCATTCGAGATTGGCATGGGCCGACCCCACACGGCTTGGCCAGACCAGCGGTCGACGACGGCAGTCCCCGGTAGCGGCTGAGGCTGAACCCTCACCCTCTACTAGAGGCTTACAGTTATGTCAACCACTGATCCTCTTCCGGGCAACGTAAGCGGCTCCACGCCGAGAGCCAAGGATCTGATCGGCGTGTCGCCGCCGGAGCGGGACGACTCACTTTCCCCGCCCACCTGAGAGCCCGCCGGCCGGCGGATCACTGGAAGGTCACCACGTCCGGCGCGCTGACGTCGATCGTTTTCGCCTGCTGACCCAGCAGGGCGGTGGCCACCCGCGACTTTTCCGCGCCCCGGGTCGCGTCCCCCCAGACCACCATCCGGTCGGCGCGCAGCCGCAGGGTGATCCGGGCCAGCCCGGCCACGTCCACCGAGACCAGCTCGGCGCGCAGCTGCGGGGTGAGCGCGGCGAGCACCGCCAGCCCGGCCCGGGTGCCGGGGTCGCCCGGGCCCGGCCGGTCCACCCGGACCAGCGGCAGCGCGTCCGGGGCGCGGGGCACGGTCCGGAAGACGACGCCGGAGCGGTCGATCAGGGCGAACTGCTCCCCCTGTGGCACCGCCGCGACGGCGGTCCGCTCCACCACCCGGATCACCAGGGTGCCCGGCCAGTCCCGGGACACCGACGCGCGCTCCACCGGCGCCAGCGTGCCGACCCGGCGGGCGGTGGCGGCCAGGTCCACCTGGGCCAGCGGCGTGTCGTCGGGGACCGCCGCCGCGTCCCGCACCTCGACCGGGGTGACCAGCTCCGCGCCGACCACCCGCACCTCGCGGACGCCGAACAGGCCGGTGCCCAGCAGGGTCCAGGCGACCAGCCCGGCCAGCGCGAGCACCCCGGCGGCGACCGCCCACGGCAGGGCGGCCCGCATCCGGCGCCGCCGGGCCCGCGCCATGAACCGCCGGGTCGATGGCGGGACCGCGTCCGTGCCGGCCCGGACCAGCTGCCAGCGGCGTACCGGACCGCGCCGGCCGGCGCCGCCGTCCGCGCCCGGGACCCGGCCCCGGGCCGGACCGGGGCTCATCCGGCCGCGGCGTCCGGGCCGACGGCACTGCCCATGGCCGTCGCGCCGCTGGCCTCAGCGCTGCGGGCCAGCAGGGCGTCGAGGAGCTGGTCGCCCATCAGCGAAATGGGCGGCGCGCCCATGGTGACCACGACGTCGCCCGGTCGCGCCCGGCGGGCCACCTCGACCGGCGCCGCCTCCCACGAGTCGACGAAGACCTTCCGCTCGGCCGGCAGCGGCACCACCTCGATCAGCGCCGCCGAACCCTCGCCCGGCTGGCGCAGCTCGCCGGGGCCGAAGACCTCCAGCAGCACCAGCTCGTCGGCGATGCCGAGCGCCGCGGCGATCTCGGCCTGCAGGTCCCGGGTCCGGTAGAGCCGGTACGGCTGGAAGACCACGACCAGCCGGCCCGCGCCGGCCACCTCGCGCAGGGTCTGCAGGGCCAGCGTCATCGAGGTCGGGTGGTAGGCGTACTCGTCGTAGACCACCACGCTGTCCGCGACGCCCTTGCGCTCGAAGCGCCGTCGCACGCCGGGGAACACGCCGAGCGCGGCCTCCGCCGCCTCGATCGGCAACCCCAGCAGGTACGCGGCCAGCACGGCCGAGGCGCTGTTGAGCCCCATGTGCCGCCCCGGCACCGGCAGCCGGATCTCGCCCAGCGACCGGCCGTCGATCTCGGCCAGGTAGCGCACCCCCCGCGCGGAGGAGGCCATCTCGCTCAGCCGCAGGTCGGCGTCGGCCGACTCGCCGTACGTGTACACCCGCCGCCCCTCGGCCCGCAGCGTCGCGGCCAGCCGCCGCCCGCCCGGGTCGTCGGCGCAGGTGATGATGAACCCCTCCGGATCGGTGAGCCGGGCGAAGTCGGCGAAGGTCGCCTCCAGCGTGGCCAGATCGCCGTAGGTGTTCAGGTGGTCCGCCTCGATATTGGTGATGATCGAGACGTACGGGCGGTAGATCAGGAACGAGCGGTCGCTCTCGTCGGCCTCCACCACGAAGTACTCGCCGGTGCCGTGGTGCGCCCCCGAACCCACCTCCGAGATCTCCCCGCCGATCACGAAGGACGGATCCGTCCCGGCCTGCTGGAGCACCATGGTGACCATCGAGGTGGTGGTGGTCTTGCCGTGGGTGCCGGCGACCGCCACCGTCCGGCGGCCGGTCATCGCCGCGGCGAGCGCCTCGGAGCGGTGCAGCACGCGCAGGCCGCGCCGGCGGGCCTCGACCATCTCCAGGTGGTCCTGCGGGATGGCCGAGGAGTAGACCACGGTGTCCACGCCGTCAAGGTTGGACGCCTCGTGGCTCATGTGGATCGTGCCGCCGAGCGCCCGCAGGCCGGCCAGGGACGGCCACTCGCGCAGCTCGCTGCCGGAGACCGGCAGGCCCCGGGTGAGGAAGAGCCGGGCCAGGCCGCTCATGCCGACCCCGCCCACCCCGATCAGGTGGATCCGGCCCAGGTCCTCCGCGGTCAACGTGCCGGCGGGGGTGAACTGCGCGGTGTTCATGCCGAGTACCTTCCCGTCGCGGTGCCGCTCACGGCGCCGCCGTTGTTCGCGACTGCGGGGCTCGCAAGCTCACTCCTCGCGCTCACGGCGCCGCCGTTGTTCGCGACTGCGGGGCTCGCAAGCTCACTCCTCGCGCTCACCGAGACACCGCCTCGTAGACGAAGTTCAGCAGCGCGACGTCGCCGTCCCGCCGGCCGTACGCGGCCGCGGCGGCGCCCATCGCGGCGAGCCGCCGCGGATCCCGGACCAACGGGATGACCGTCCGCTCCAACCAGTCCGGGGTCAGCTCGGCGTCGTCGACGAGCAATCCGCCCCCGGCCTCCACCACCGGCAGGGCGTTGCGCTTCTGCTCCTGGTTGCTGTGCGGGTAGGGGACGTAGATGGTGGGCAACCCGATGGCGGCCACCTCGGCGCAGGTCATCGCCCCGCCCCGGGCGAGCATCAGGTCGGCGGCCGCGTAGCCGAGCTCCATCTCGGACAGGTAGGGCAGGGTCACGTACGGCACGGGCAGGTCGGTGGGGACCGACACCGGCTCGTTGCGGGCGCCGATCACGTGCAGCACCTGCACGCCGTTGCGGGCCAGTTCCTTGGCCGCGCCGGAGACCGCCAGGTTGATCGAGCGGGCGCCCTGCGAACCGCCGGCGACGAAGAGCACCGGCAGGTCGGGGCGGAGCCCGAAGTGGGCCCGCGCGGCGGCGCGCAGGGCGGCGCGGTCCAGCCCGGCGATGCCCCGGCGCAGCGGCACGCCGACCACCCGCGCGTCGCGCAGCGACTCGGCCTGGGCCGGCTGGTGCGGGAAGCCCACCGCGACGTGCTTGGTGAACTTCATCCCCAGCCGGTTGGCCACCCCTGGGGGGACGTTCACCTCGTGGATGACGATCGGCAGCTCACGCCGCCAGGCGGCCAGGTAGCCGGGCACCGAGACGTACCCGCCGAAGCCGACCACGACGTCGGCCTGGACCTCGTCGATCACCTTGCCCGCCGCGCGGGCCGCCTTCCACATCCGGTCCGGGGTGCGGACCAGACTCATGTTGATCGAGCGAGGCAGCTGGTAGGCCGGGATCTGGCGCAGGTCGTAGCCGTGCGGCGGGATCAGCTCGTTCTCCAGGCCCTTCGGGGTGCCGAGGCAGGTGATCCGGACGCCCGGGTCGTGTCGACGCAGGCAGTCGGCAAAGGCGAGAAGCGGGTAGATGTGCCCGCCCGTACCCCCTCCGCAGAGCACCACCGAACGCAGCGGACCCATCAGCGTCTCCTCTCGCTCCCCGTCCCGGCGCGCGTCCGGCTCGGCCGGGCGCCGCGGGCTGCGGCCTGGTCGTCCTCCCGCCGCCCACGGGACCGGGGCACGGACCCACGGTCGGCCGGTGGCGACGCCGGTC
Proteins encoded:
- a CDS encoding DivIVA domain-containing protein; amino-acid sequence: MPLTPADVHNVAFKKPPIGKRGYDEEEVDAFLDEVERELARLIEENNELRAQVERGGRGGAPAGPGGDARLAAELNDVKAQLDRVQRDKAAADQAARAMQAELEQVRAQGGPTVSGDGEQQALRVLMMAQRTADDHVSDARREADQLLSEARSKAEEVTREARAKADALERDARQRHQEAMGGLDAKRTALQKHIEELKQFEREYRTRLKAYLESQLRDLDGRGQGLEAEVNRAEGNRSGGGSNGLATAGSYGGGRSGSLESGR
- a CDS encoding DUF167 domain-containing protein produces the protein MDDTLTVAVRVKPGASRARVGGRFDGPHGPALVIAVTAPAVDGRATEAARRALADALGVRPAAVSLRTGAASRDKLFLVDRSAPELPDVLRRLRDGSAE
- a CDS encoding potassium/proton antiporter, whose product is MTPGLDLALLLGAAVLLVAVGAVRISTRLGVPSLLVYLALGVAIGEAGLGIRFDNVELTRMLGFCALIVIIAEGGLSARWSTLRPVLGLAAALSTVGVVVSILVVGLAVHLLLGLDWRLALLYGAVLSSTDAAAVFATLRRLRLPPRLVATLEAESGMNDAPVVILVVLLSRNAPATHAWWYEVLLVAYELGLGAVVGVAAGITGRWALRRAALPSAGLYPIAVVGFTVLAYAAGSVLHASGFLAVYVAGVLLGNARLPHRQAILGFADGLAWLAQIGLFVLLGLLVSPTRLDDAVLPAVVAGLALVFAARPLSVAVSALPFRFGLREQAFLSWAGLRGAVPIVLATIPLSERVPGADRLFDAVFVLVVIFTLLQAGTLAPAARRLGVTAPAEAAEIRVETAPLERMRADLLQVEVPPGSRLGGVHVDELRLPVGASVTLVLRDGAGFVPGPDTRLKVGDSLLIVATAEVRDEVERRLRAVSRRGRLARWFGEYGEDRDR
- a CDS encoding cell division protein SepF, producing MGALRKAGVWLGLVEEDDERAYEDGGYDKGGYRDSRYRSSRYAEEFADEEDDESEEPPAPRPRVGDRGRLTERAASRAVETDRADVERVERSSVRSITRSGAGETSGALTYHTRDNLALAPQVQPRERAVVTEDEQRYQITTLHPTTYREARTIGEHFRDGVPVIINLTEMEEADARRLVDFAAGLAFGLRGTIERVTNRVFLLSPANVQVTAEDKAKIAEGGFFSLS
- the murG gene encoding undecaprenyldiphospho-muramoylpentapeptide beta-N-acetylglucosaminyltransferase; the protein is MGPLRSVVLCGGGTGGHIYPLLAFADCLRRHDPGVRITCLGTPKGLENELIPPHGYDLRQIPAYQLPRSINMSLVRTPDRMWKAARAAGKVIDEVQADVVVGFGGYVSVPGYLAAWRRELPIVIHEVNVPPGVANRLGMKFTKHVAVGFPHQPAQAESLRDARVVGVPLRRGIAGLDRAALRAAARAHFGLRPDLPVLFVAGGSQGARSINLAVSGAAKELARNGVQVLHVIGARNEPVSVPTDLPVPYVTLPYLSEMELGYAAADLMLARGGAMTCAEVAAIGLPTIYVPYPHSNQEQKRNALPVVEAGGGLLVDDAELTPDWLERTVIPLVRDPRRLAAMGAAAAAYGRRDGDVALLNFVYEAVSR
- a CDS encoding cell division protein FtsQ/DivIB, encoding MSPGPARGRVPGADGGAGRRGPVRRWQLVRAGTDAVPPSTRRFMARARRRRMRAALPWAVAAGVLALAGLVAWTLLGTGLFGVREVRVVGAELVTPVEVRDAAAVPDDTPLAQVDLAATARRVGTLAPVERASVSRDWPGTLVIRVVERTAVAAVPQGEQFALIDRSGVVFRTVPRAPDALPLVRVDRPGPGDPGTRAGLAVLAALTPQLRAELVSVDVAGLARITLRLRADRMVVWGDATRGAEKSRVATALLGQQAKTIDVSAPDVVTFQ
- a CDS encoding YggT family protein, encoding MLSILLQVLYLIVYLFLLVLLARFVLSAVLAYGRRWQPGRGASAGLESVWSVTDPPLKALRRVIPPLRIGNVSIDLASLVLLVILFVLMRFVLTPSIIAVS
- the ftsZ gene encoding cell division protein FtsZ, producing MTPPHNYLAVIKVVGIGGGGVNAVNRMIEVGLKGVEFIAINTDAQALLMSDADVKLDVGRELTRGLGAGANPEVGKSAAEDHRDEIEEVLKGADMVFVTCGEGGGTGTGGAPVVANIARKLGALTIGVVTRPFSFEGKRRQVQAESGIDELRNQCDTLIVIPNDRLLALGDRNISMMDAFRTADQVLLSGVQGITDLITTPGLINLDFADVKSVMNGAGSALMGIGSARGENRAVEAAEAAISSPLLEQSMDGARGVLLSIAGGSDLGLFEINDAAQMVTDAAHPEANIIFGAVIDDALGDEVRVTVIAAGFDGGMPAYKAAEPGRKTNQNQPAQPNSPVSPPASMPAPQQSPRRVLFDDVDVPDFLKNGS
- the murC gene encoding UDP-N-acetylmuramate--L-alanine ligase — protein: MNTAQFTPAGTLTAEDLGRIHLIGVGGVGMSGLARLFLTRGLPVSGSELREWPSLAGLRALGGTIHMSHEASNLDGVDTVVYSSAIPQDHLEMVEARRRGLRVLHRSEALAAAMTGRRTVAVAGTHGKTTTTSMVTMVLQQAGTDPSFVIGGEISEVGSGAHHGTGEYFVVEADESDRSFLIYRPYVSIITNIEADHLNTYGDLATLEATFADFARLTDPEGFIITCADDPGGRRLAATLRAEGRRVYTYGESADADLRLSEMASSARGVRYLAEIDGRSLGEIRLPVPGRHMGLNSASAVLAAYLLGLPIEAAEAALGVFPGVRRRFERKGVADSVVVYDEYAYHPTSMTLALQTLREVAGAGRLVVVFQPYRLYRTRDLQAEIAAALGIADELVLLEVFGPGELRQPGEGSAALIEVVPLPAERKVFVDSWEAAPVEVARRARPGDVVVTMGAPPISLMGDQLLDALLARSAEASGATAMGSAVGPDAAAG
- a CDS encoding YggS family pyridoxal phosphate-dependent enzyme; this translates as MTDRTATVRPDRRAELAAGLARVRARIADACSAAGRDRTEVTMIAVTKTYPAGDVVALAGLGVTDVGENRDQEAAAKAAEVAAAGVAPRWHFIGQLQRNKCRSVVRYADVVQSVDSVRLAGALDAAAAAGRDRPLDVLVQVSIDGDPARGGAVPDSADPDRGLGPVAEAVAGAGALRLGGLMAVAPLGWEPERAFARLAEVTGWFRGLYPAATALSAGMSGDLEIAIGYGATHVRVGSALLGMRPTLR